In Besnoitia besnoiti strain Bb-Ger1 chromosome Unknown contig00062, whole genome shotgun sequence, one DNA window encodes the following:
- a CDS encoding uncharacterized protein (encoded by transcript BESB_070100), with protein sequence MSAHYSLVIEQDSFVPYLPYYLIGLIFLQTAFGLIELSHPDNSIPVNRFVTPLHIVPEWYFLAYYAVLKVIPSKTGGLLVFMLSTCQ encoded by the exons atgtcggctcattactcccttgttattgaacaagattca tttgttccctatctaccatattatctaattggtttaattttcttacaaacggcttttggtttgattgaattatcgcacccagataactccataccagtgaaccggtttgtaactccgcttcatatcgtacctgaatggtactttttagcatattatgcggtgttaaaagtaatcccatccaaaaccggtggtttgttagtatttatgttatcaacatgtcaatga